Proteins encoded together in one Thermodesulfovibrionales bacterium window:
- the obgE gene encoding GTPase ObgE — MQFVDYVKIRVKAGDGGRGCVSFRREKYVPKGGPNGGDGGRGGHIIIRATEHMNTLLDLRYQRQYTAKHGEHGMGKNMHGKDADDLTIPVPVGTVVKDEGTGEVIADLDREGKEAIVARGGRGGLGNAHFATPTRQAPRFAQSGEEGGERSLTIELKLLADVGLIGLPNAGKSTLISAVSSARPKIGDYPFTTVVPNLGVVKLEDFRSFVVADIPGLIEGAHKGVGLGFQFLRHVERTSLLLHLVDISVLATGDPVDQYLKIERELGLYSERLVEKPRIVVATKLDVADNERLDRLSRYCNDKGIRFFALSAVTGKGVKELIQYVAQTISDSPG, encoded by the coding sequence TTGCAGTTTGTCGATTATGTAAAGATCCGCGTCAAGGCCGGGGATGGTGGAAGGGGCTGTGTGAGCTTCAGGAGGGAGAAGTACGTCCCGAAGGGGGGACCCAACGGAGGTGACGGAGGCAGAGGCGGCCATATTATCATCAGGGCTACTGAACACATGAATACCCTCCTCGACCTGCGATATCAGCGTCAGTATACGGCAAAGCACGGCGAACACGGAATGGGAAAGAATATGCATGGCAAGGATGCGGATGACCTCACCATCCCCGTTCCGGTGGGGACCGTCGTTAAGGACGAAGGGACCGGTGAAGTCATAGCCGACCTTGACAGGGAAGGAAAAGAGGCGATCGTCGCCAGGGGCGGCAGGGGAGGTCTCGGGAATGCCCATTTTGCCACACCCACGCGTCAGGCGCCGAGGTTTGCACAGAGCGGAGAAGAGGGAGGAGAGAGGTCCCTCACGATAGAGTTAAAGCTGCTTGCTGATGTGGGACTGATCGGACTTCCGAACGCCGGCAAATCCACTCTTATCTCTGCAGTCTCCTCTGCGAGGCCGAAGATCGGGGACTACCCTTTCACGACGGTCGTGCCGAATCTCGGCGTTGTCAAACTCGAAGACTTCCGGAGTTTTGTCGTTGCTGACATCCCCGGTCTCATTGAGGGAGCCCATAAGGGGGTTGGACTCGGGTTCCAGTTCCTCCGCCATGTGGAGCGCACGTCTCTCCTTCTGCACCTCGTTGATATATCGGTGTTGGCAACTGGTGATCCTGTCGACCAATATCTGAAGATAGAGCGGGAACTTGGTCTCTACAGTGAAAGGCTCGTCGAGAAGCCTCGAATTGTCGTCGCCACAAAGCTTGACGTGGCCGACAACGAGAGGCTTGACAGACTCTCCCGATATTGTAATGATAAGGGAATCCGTTTTTTTGCCCTCTCGGCAGTTACCGGGAAAGGGGTAAAGGAGCTCATACAGTATGTCGCTCAGACAATATCTGATTCTCCAGGATGA
- the rpmA gene encoding 50S ribosomal protein L27: MAHKKGVGSSRNGRDSQAKRLGVKKFGGEFVKAGNILVRQRGTQYHPGNNVGAGRDYTLFAKVDGIVTFERKDRDRLKISVYPVAEATAAS; encoded by the coding sequence ATGGCGCATAAGAAAGGAGTCGGAAGCTCGAGGAACGGCCGTGACAGTCAGGCGAAGAGACTCGGCGTGAAAAAGTTCGGCGGAGAATTTGTGAAGGCCGGGAATATCTTGGTGAGACAGAGGGGCACCCAGTACCATCCGGGGAACAATGTCGGTGCGGGCAGGGACTATACCCTCTTTGCGAAGGTTGATGGAATCGTGACCTTCGAGCGGAAGGACCGGGACCGTCTCAAGATAAGCGTATATCCGGTGGCTGAAGCGACTGCCGCGAGTTAG
- the proB gene encoding glutamate 5-kinase produces the protein MKRIVVKIGSNILTGENGGLDMDRVKFIADDVALVQNRGHEVVIVSSGAVAAGMKKLDLKEKPKDIILKQAAAAVGQSSLIWAYEKCFGVHSKKVAQILLTRDDFSDRKRYINSRNTLIALLSRGIVPIINENDTVATDEIRFGDNDHLASLVAGLIGAERFIILSDVDGLFSEDPRRNPDAKLIGVVEEITSELEDRAGGAGTMVGTGGMYSKVLAAKRAVNNGITVNIINGRRRGAVSSLLQGMKEGTEFRVRKSRMSSRKGWIAHCCRSRGSISLDDGAVNALVSGGKSLLPSGIVSVSGRFESGDAVYCLDSRGKRIASGLVNYSSAEIEQIKGKKTTEIENLLGYRYSDEVIHRDNLVLL, from the coding sequence ATGAAGAGGATCGTCGTAAAGATAGGTTCAAATATCCTGACGGGAGAAAACGGCGGCCTCGACATGGACAGGGTCAAGTTCATTGCCGATGATGTCGCTCTTGTACAGAATAGGGGCCATGAGGTCGTCATCGTGTCATCCGGCGCCGTTGCTGCGGGGATGAAGAAACTCGATCTCAAGGAAAAACCGAAGGATATCATCCTCAAACAGGCGGCTGCTGCGGTTGGCCAGAGCAGTCTCATCTGGGCATATGAAAAGTGTTTTGGCGTCCACAGCAAGAAGGTTGCCCAGATTCTCCTTACCCGTGATGACTTCTCCGACAGGAAGCGGTATATCAACTCACGGAATACGCTCATTGCACTGCTCTCCCGTGGGATTGTGCCGATAATCAATGAGAATGATACGGTGGCTACCGACGAGATTCGGTTCGGTGACAACGACCACCTCGCCTCCCTCGTGGCGGGCCTCATCGGTGCGGAACGATTCATCATTCTTTCCGATGTCGACGGCCTCTTCTCTGAGGATCCGAGGAGGAACCCCGATGCGAAGTTGATAGGGGTGGTGGAGGAGATTACGTCGGAACTCGAAGACAGGGCGGGAGGCGCAGGGACGATGGTCGGCACCGGCGGCATGTATTCCAAGGTGCTCGCCGCAAAAAGGGCCGTGAACAACGGGATTACGGTGAATATCATCAACGGGAGGCGCAGAGGAGCCGTCTCTTCACTCCTTCAGGGCATGAAGGAGGGGACCGAGTTCAGGGTCCGCAAATCCAGGATGTCATCAAGAAAGGGCTGGATCGCGCATTGCTGCAGATCGAGGGGGAGCATCTCTCTCGATGATGGCGCGGTCAATGCCCTCGTTTCGGGAGGAAAGAGTCTCCTCCCCTCAGGGATTGTTTCGGTCTCGGGAAGATTCGAGTCAGGGGATGCGGTCTACTGTCTTGATTCACGCGGCAAGCGCATCGCTTCCGGACTCGTCAACTATTCCTCCGCCGAAATAGAACAGATAAAAGGGAAAAAGACAACCGAGATCGAGAACCTCCTCGGTTACCGGTATTCCGATGAGGTTATTCACAGAGACAATCTCGTACTCCTTTAG
- a CDS encoding DUF4416 family protein: MGTPSPPESVILFVGALYLKEGSLASAEEKLGEHFGEVAMESPSSEWSYSDYYREEMGSPLKRSFIFFRKAIDPGRLADIKLLTNDIERRLSAGGRRTINLDPGYLTAAKVVLASTKNYSHRIYIGKGIYAEVTLIFREGNYQPHLFTYPDYASEKVREIFEKARNFLRTP, encoded by the coding sequence ATGGGAACACCATCGCCGCCCGAAAGTGTCATCCTCTTTGTCGGGGCTCTTTACCTGAAGGAGGGTTCTTTAGCCTCAGCCGAAGAAAAGCTCGGTGAACATTTCGGCGAGGTCGCCATGGAGAGTCCTTCTTCGGAATGGTCTTATTCAGATTACTATAGGGAGGAAATGGGCTCTCCGCTCAAAAGATCTTTCATCTTCTTTCGAAAGGCGATCGATCCCGGAAGACTCGCTGATATAAAACTCCTGACGAATGACATTGAACGCCGTTTATCAGCGGGCGGGCGAAGGACCATAAACCTCGATCCCGGTTATCTCACGGCTGCAAAGGTGGTCCTTGCGTCGACAAAGAATTACTCCCACAGGATATATATCGGCAAAGGGATTTATGCCGAAGTTACCCTGATTTTCCGGGAGGGTAACTATCAGCCGCACCTCTTTACCTATCCTGATTATGCGAGCGAGAAGGTGAGGGAGATTTTCGAAAAGGCTCGGAATTTTCTGAGGACGCCGTGA
- a CDS encoding TlpA disulfide reductase family protein, with amino-acid sequence MKRKSLVLIVILLSGIVVFFLTFKKEETPERALTVGLDAPEVALGDTSGKRYTLAELRGSVVFINFWASWCQPCIEEMPSIQAIYGRFRGDNRFRMLTVLYRDDYGKAIDYLKGKQYDFPVLTDIGGMTAKAYGVTGVPETYIVDKKGVLREKVIGPADWSSPQAVSLITNLLNE; translated from the coding sequence TTGAAAAGAAAGAGCCTTGTCTTGATAGTAATCCTCCTTTCGGGGATTGTAGTCTTCTTCCTTACGTTCAAGAAGGAGGAGACACCCGAGAGAGCGCTCACGGTAGGCCTCGACGCGCCAGAAGTGGCTCTCGGCGACACATCGGGCAAGCGTTATACCCTCGCTGAACTCAGGGGTTCCGTCGTCTTTATTAACTTCTGGGCCTCCTGGTGCCAGCCATGCATAGAGGAAATGCCTTCCATTCAGGCTATCTACGGCCGTTTCAGGGGGGATAATCGTTTCCGCATGCTCACGGTCCTTTACAGAGACGACTACGGGAAGGCGATAGACTACCTGAAGGGGAAACAGTATGATTTCCCTGTCCTGACGGACATCGGCGGGATGACGGCTAAAGCTTACGGAGTGACGGGCGTCCCAGAGACCTACATCGTTGACAAGAAAGGGGTTCTCAGAGAAAAGGTGATCGGTCCTGCCGATTGGAGTTCTCCGCAAGCTGTCTCCCTCATAACGAATCTCCTGAATGAATAG